The sequence TGTGCGAAATTTTATAAAAAATAAATATAACTAAACGAGAGATTGTTGGTATAATAGATAAAAAGTAGGATTTTTGAAAGGGGGAGAGGTAGGTGAGGAGAAGCTTGCTACATTTCTTTTTTGTTTTCTCTTTTGTTATCCTCTTCAGCTGTTATTTTCCTGTACTGGGTCACGCTCAGACATCTCCGTCATTAGATTTCACAGTTGTTCCGTCCCAAAATGAATATGCAAAGCCTCCTAATGAGGATGCTAAGGGACGGCTGGATATAACCATTACTCCAAAAGGAAAAATTGATAACATCGTTCGCCCGCCGATTGATGTCGTGTTTGTTTTTGACATCTCCGGCTCAATGGATGAATTGGGAACGGATCCTATGAAATTTCAAAGTGCTAAACAGGCATTAGCTTCGTCTATACATTATTTCAAGGCAAATGCTAATCCAAGTGACCGATTTGCTCTAGTCCCCTTCTCAGATGGTGTTAAGTATGATCGAGTTGTTCCATTTCCATCGGGTGTGTATAATGTTTCATCCCACTTAGAGACTATTTTAGAAACAGCCAATGGTTTAGTTGCTGGAGGGGGAACAAACTACTTAGCTGCGTTGCAAATGGCTCAGTCCTTTTTTGATGATTCTACTCGAAAAAAATATGTTATATTTTTAACTGATGGTAAGCCAACGGTATCAAAGGTAAAGGAAGAAGTGACATATGAAGTATGTGAAGGGATATTATCGCGGAGGAAATGCTATAACCAGACAGCCAATTTAGATGTTGAATATAGATTGTTTAGTAATGGTATAACCTCTGAGAGAGTGATCTACTATCCAAGTGGAAGACAGTCAACTTTATCACGAAATTCAACAGATTATGCAAAATATAAAGAGAAAATACGTAGTCATGCGTTGAATATGTCTAAGGAACTTGGTAGTAGTAATGTCACACTTTACTCGATTGGATTCGGAAATAATCGAGATGTTGACTTAAATTATCTAGAGCGGTTATCGGCGATAACTGGTGGGATTGCCAAACAAGGCACAACACAAAACTTAGTAGAAATTTTCCGGGAATTTTCAAAACTTGCAATAGATCCAGTATTGTCAGGGACAATTCGCATTCCTCTTCATTCGTTCGATGGAAAGGTGCAAATTTTCGAAAATGGTAATGTATGGATTGATGATACTAAGACGAATGCTTACATTTCATTTAACGTCAATTATAACGTTGGTCAGTCTACACCTTCCCCAATAAATGTATCTGTGCCGATCGCGTTCAAGGAAAAAGGAACATATACGCTGAATGCAGAGATGGTTTATAGGGATGTGTATGGTGTAACACAACCGTCTATTAATAAGCAAGTTACGATAGTAGTAAAGGATGAAGTTCCACCGACATTTGACGGAAAAGTAGAGCTTCAAGGGGTTTCCCACGATGTTAGCGCCCTAATTAAATATGGAAATACTAACGGTGATTCTAACCAATTTGTTGCACGATATACGCTAATTCCTAGTGGCTATGTTGGAAGTGGTAAGTCAGGCTATTTAAGCAATATAAAAATTATTCAACCGCTTCCACAAGGAGTAACAACGGTGGCTTCTTCTCAAAATGTTAATGTTTACACTAAGGACGGTACAATGTATGCGGAACTTTTGTTTCCAGATAAGAAAGTTGATTATACAGAACTGAATAATACGTCGTTGAATGTTGATTTAAAATTACAGGTAAACTGGGCGATGGATGCAGTGCAATTGCCTCGGGCGACAGTTTCTTTTGAAGATAGTATCTA comes from Anoxybacillus flavithermus and encodes:
- a CDS encoding VWA domain-containing protein, whose translation is MRRSLLHFFFVFSFVILFSCYFPVLGHAQTSPSLDFTVVPSQNEYAKPPNEDAKGRLDITITPKGKIDNIVRPPIDVVFVFDISGSMDELGTDPMKFQSAKQALASSIHYFKANANPSDRFALVPFSDGVKYDRVVPFPSGVYNVSSHLETILETANGLVAGGGTNYLAALQMAQSFFDDSTRKKYVIFLTDGKPTVSKVKEEVTYEVCEGILSRRKCYNQTANLDVEYRLFSNGITSERVIYYPSGRQSTLSRNSTDYAKYKEKIRSHALNMSKELGSSNVTLYSIGFGNNRDVDLNYLERLSAITGGIAKQGTTQNLVEIFREFSKLAIDPVLSGTIRIPLHSFDGKVQIFENGNVWIDDTKTNAYISFNVNYNVGQSTPSPINVSVPIAFKEKGTYTLNAEMVYRDVYGVTQPSINKQVTIVVKDEVPPTFDGKVELQGVSHDVSALIKYGNTNGDSNQFVARYTLIPSGYVGSGKSGYLSNIKIIQPLPQGVTTVASSQNVNVYTKDGTMYAELLFPDKKVDYTELNNTSLNVDLKLQVNWAMDAVQLPRATVSFEDSIYGLRSSVLPIASKLIGMKVRLLEFPNIYYEGDSRGLVSKWQTLPLTTNLIAETKHPNDYGLRMLPIQSLSFKPDSDNYIILVTYKDGESVELNLKPQLKILKSDNVEIPSGSVVTEPVKVRIVGFVAGENVSYQYQMANLKQNINWSSLVEPYEIPITVDGLTTISVKSFGGFTKEPSLSSVSVTYNKLISSIRLEYNREMNVGDEQIIRPVISPIDATNQQLQWSSSDPNIATIDQQGKVVAKRTGVVNITVRTLDGSNLYESAQIRVIDPIVLLEGIRFKRSILYVTVGTKVYLNEEIEFIPGNATNRKIDMSSSSPSYVAVFEQNEKWVLEAKELGYATITARARDNERISASMLVIVRDGDLGDEFEDKRNKW